A stretch of the Panicum virgatum strain AP13 chromosome 9N, P.virgatum_v5, whole genome shotgun sequence genome encodes the following:
- the LOC120691218 gene encoding ornithine aminotransferase, mitochondrial isoform X1, with protein sequence MAAALARRVAAAALARGRGMCSAPAAAGRAAAALSSEELMRMERDCSAHNYHPIPMVFSKGEGSHIVDPEGNKYIDFLSAYSAVNQGHCHPKVLRALIEQAERLTLSSRAFYNDKFPIFAEFLTSMFGYDMMLPMNTGAEGVETAIKLARKWGYEKKKIPKNEALLVSCCGCFHGRTLGVISMSCDNDATRGFGPLVPGHLKVDFGDIDGLKKVFEEHGDRICGFLFEPIQGEAGVVIPPDGYLKGVRNLCSKHNILMIADEIQTGIARTGKMLACDWENIRPDMVILGKALGAGVVPVSAVLADKDVMLCIKPGEHGSTFGGNPLASAVAVASLKVVRDEGLVERAAKLGQEFRDQLQKIQQKFPQIIKEVRGRGLLNAVDLNNDALSPASAYDICIKLKERGILAKPTHDTIIRLAPPLSISHEELAQASKALSDVLEIDLPQMQKQIKKPESEAEKPVCDRCGRDLYG encoded by the exons atggcggcggcgctggcgcggcgggtcgcggcggcggccctggcgcGGGGGCGCGGGATGTgctcggcgcccgcggcggcggggcgcgccgccgcggcactgTCCTCCGAGGAGCTCATGCGGATGGAGCGGGACTGCAGCGCCCACAA CTACCATCCGATCCCCATGGTATTCTCCAAAGGAGAAGGTTCACACATAGTGGACCCTGAAGGCAACAAATACATTGATTTTCTCTCTGCTTATTCTGCAGTCAATCAG GGTCATTGCCATCCAAAAGTTCTGAGAGCTTTAATAGAACAGGCAGAAAGGCTTACACTCAGTTCTAGAGCTTTCTACAATGATAAATTCCCAATCTTTGCGGAATTTCTGACAAGCATGTTTGGATATGACATGATGTTACCGATGAATACTGGAGCTGAAGGAGTTGAAACTGCTATCAAGTTGGCTAGGAAATGGGGTTATGAGAAGAAAAAGATACCAAAGAATGAG GCTTTGCTTGTCTCTTGCTGTGGGTGTTTCCATGGTCGAACTCTTggtgtcatttccatgagtTGTGACAACGATGCAACTCGTGGTTTTGGTCCTTTGGTTCCTGGCCATCTTAAAGTTGATTTTGGAGATATTGATGGGTTAAAGAAAGTTTTTGAAG AGCATGGAGACCGGATTTGTGGTTTTTTGTTCGAACCTATCCAAGGTGAAGCCGGG GTAGTAATCCCACCAGATGGCTATCTGAAAGGAGTCAGAAATTTGTGTTCTAAGCACAACATTTTAATGATTGCTGATGAGATCCAAACAGGCATAGCTAGAACAGGCAAAATGCTGGCATGTGATTGGGAAAACATTCGACCTGACATGGTG ATTCTAGGCAAAGCACTTGGTGCTGGAGTTGTCCCAGTCAGTGCAGTTCTTGCAGACAAGGACGTCATGCTGTGTATCAAACCAGGGGAACATGGAAG TACATTTGGTGGTAATCCGTTGGCTAGCGCTGTGGCAGTTGCATCACTGAAAGTGGTGAGAGATGAAGGTCTTGTTGAAAG GGCTGCAAAGTTAGGACAAGAGTTCAGGGACCAGCTACAGAAGATCCAGCAGAAATTCCCTCAAATCATAAAAGAAGTGCGCGGAAGGGGTTTGCTGAATGCAGTGGACTTAAACAATGATGCACTGTCTCCTGCTTCTGCATATGACATCTGCATCAAGTTGAAGGAGAGAGGCATTCTAGCAAAACCCACACATGACACCATAATCCGATTAGCCCCACCCCTTTCAATCAG TCATGAGGAGCTTGCACAAGCATCAAAGGCGCTCAGTGATGTGCTGGAGATTGACTTGCCACAGATGCAGAAGCAGATCAAGAAGCCAGAATCAGAGGCAGAGAAGCCTGTCTGTGACAGATGCGGCAGGGACTTGTACGGATGA
- the LOC120691218 gene encoding ornithine aminotransferase, mitochondrial isoform X2 has translation MRTLVDAYFFYCYHPIPMVFSKGEGSHIVDPEGNKYIDFLSAYSAVNQGHCHPKVLRALIEQAERLTLSSRAFYNDKFPIFAEFLTSMFGYDMMLPMNTGAEGVETAIKLARKWGYEKKKIPKNEALLVSCCGCFHGRTLGVISMSCDNDATRGFGPLVPGHLKVDFGDIDGLKKVFEEHGDRICGFLFEPIQGEAGVVIPPDGYLKGVRNLCSKHNILMIADEIQTGIARTGKMLACDWENIRPDMVILGKALGAGVVPVSAVLADKDVMLCIKPGEHGSTFGGNPLASAVAVASLKVVRDEGLVERAAKLGQEFRDQLQKIQQKFPQIIKEVRGRGLLNAVDLNNDALSPASAYDICIKLKERGILAKPTHDTIIRLAPPLSISHEELAQASKALSDVLEIDLPQMQKQIKKPESEAEKPVCDRCGRDLYG, from the exons ATGCGCACACTTGttgatgcatattttttttattg CTACCATCCGATCCCCATGGTATTCTCCAAAGGAGAAGGTTCACACATAGTGGACCCTGAAGGCAACAAATACATTGATTTTCTCTCTGCTTATTCTGCAGTCAATCAG GGTCATTGCCATCCAAAAGTTCTGAGAGCTTTAATAGAACAGGCAGAAAGGCTTACACTCAGTTCTAGAGCTTTCTACAATGATAAATTCCCAATCTTTGCGGAATTTCTGACAAGCATGTTTGGATATGACATGATGTTACCGATGAATACTGGAGCTGAAGGAGTTGAAACTGCTATCAAGTTGGCTAGGAAATGGGGTTATGAGAAGAAAAAGATACCAAAGAATGAG GCTTTGCTTGTCTCTTGCTGTGGGTGTTTCCATGGTCGAACTCTTggtgtcatttccatgagtTGTGACAACGATGCAACTCGTGGTTTTGGTCCTTTGGTTCCTGGCCATCTTAAAGTTGATTTTGGAGATATTGATGGGTTAAAGAAAGTTTTTGAAG AGCATGGAGACCGGATTTGTGGTTTTTTGTTCGAACCTATCCAAGGTGAAGCCGGG GTAGTAATCCCACCAGATGGCTATCTGAAAGGAGTCAGAAATTTGTGTTCTAAGCACAACATTTTAATGATTGCTGATGAGATCCAAACAGGCATAGCTAGAACAGGCAAAATGCTGGCATGTGATTGGGAAAACATTCGACCTGACATGGTG ATTCTAGGCAAAGCACTTGGTGCTGGAGTTGTCCCAGTCAGTGCAGTTCTTGCAGACAAGGACGTCATGCTGTGTATCAAACCAGGGGAACATGGAAG TACATTTGGTGGTAATCCGTTGGCTAGCGCTGTGGCAGTTGCATCACTGAAAGTGGTGAGAGATGAAGGTCTTGTTGAAAG GGCTGCAAAGTTAGGACAAGAGTTCAGGGACCAGCTACAGAAGATCCAGCAGAAATTCCCTCAAATCATAAAAGAAGTGCGCGGAAGGGGTTTGCTGAATGCAGTGGACTTAAACAATGATGCACTGTCTCCTGCTTCTGCATATGACATCTGCATCAAGTTGAAGGAGAGAGGCATTCTAGCAAAACCCACACATGACACCATAATCCGATTAGCCCCACCCCTTTCAATCAG TCATGAGGAGCTTGCACAAGCATCAAAGGCGCTCAGTGATGTGCTGGAGATTGACTTGCCACAGATGCAGAAGCAGATCAAGAAGCCAGAATCAGAGGCAGAGAAGCCTGTCTGTGACAGATGCGGCAGGGACTTGTACGGATGA
- the LOC120692489 gene encoding uncharacterized protein LOC120692489 codes for MDLADDEAPPPPRAAVRSRPSSWSSSGSSGGVEYTSLRDVLAEAGPGSGGGSFGDAGAPAIDFDASNINIRNQLLKHAASAYLQSAIVVPQRDPGCLSRLWRRMLHRRRCRILLRPWPGCCGAADPPCLCAAYVAGAARRLVAFLSGCVARIWT; via the coding sequence ATGGATCTTGCTGACGAtgaggccccgccgccgccgcgcgccgccgtccggtCCCGGCCGTCGAGCTGGAGCAGCagcgggagcagcggcggcgtcgagtACACAAGCCTCCGGGACGTGCTCGCCGAGGCCGGgcccgggagcggcggcggcagcttcggcgacgccggcgcgccggcgatCGACTTCGACGCGTCCAACATCAacatccgcaaccagctgctgAAGCACGCCGCGTCGGCGTACCTCCAGTCGGCGATCGTCGTCCCGCAGCGGGACCCGGGGTGCCTCAGCAGGCTGTGGAGGAGGATGCTCCACCGCCGGCGGTGCCGCATCCTGCTGCGGCCGTGGCCGGGGTGCTGCGGCGCCGCGGACCCGCCGTGCCTCTGCGCCGCGTAcgtggcgggcgcggcgcgccggCTCGTCGCCTTCCTGTCCGGCTGCGTCGCTCGCATTTGGACGTAG